A region of Siniperca chuatsi isolate FFG_IHB_CAS linkage group LG23, ASM2008510v1, whole genome shotgun sequence DNA encodes the following proteins:
- the med21 gene encoding mediator of RNA polymerase II transcription subunit 21, with translation MADRLTQLQDAVNSLADQFCNAIGVLQQCAPPASFSNIQTAINKDQPANPTEEYAQLFAALIARTAKDVDVLIDSLPSEESTAALQAASLRQLEEENHEAAARLEEVVYRGDMLLEKIQSALADIAQSQLRTRNGAPSHPSPAES, from the exons atGGCGGACAGGCTAACACAGCTCCAAGACGCTGTCAATTCG CTTGCAGATCAGTTTTGTAATGCCATCGGTGTGCTGCAACAATGTGCGCCCCCTGCCTCCTTCAGTAACATCCAGACGGCTATCAACAAAGATCAGCCAGCAAACCCAACCGAAG AATATGCCCAGCTATTTGCAGCCCTGATCGCCAGAACAGCCAAAGATGTGGATGTACTAATTGACTCTCTGCCCAGTGAGGAGTCCACggcagctctgcag GCGGCCAGTCTAcggcagctggaggaggagaaccaCGAGGCAGCAGCTCGTCTGGAGGAGGTGGTTTACCGCGGCGATATGCTGCTGGAGAAGATCCAGAGCGCCCTGGCTGACATTGCCCAGTCTCAGCTCCGCACCCGCAACGGAGCACCGAGCCATCCTTCACCAGCCGAATCCTGA
- the fgfr1op2 gene encoding FGFR1 oncogene partner 2 homolog isoform X2, with product MSCTLSSPGMNCTLERVLADAKSLVERLRNHDNAAEMLIEQTTSLNKRVEAMKQYQEEIDSLNQVARHRPRSSLVLGIQQENRQIRELQQENKELRTSLEEHQSALELIMTKYREQVFRLLMASKKDDPTIVTQLKEQHTTEMQAHIDKINEMASVMRKAIEVDEGRTCEDEERIKQLELENSGLRELLGISREAFLILKREDTSESTSLSPLLTSADISLRKS from the exons ATGTCTTGCACTTTGAGTTCTCCAG GCATGAACTGTACCTTAGAGAGGGTCCTGGCAGATGCCAAATCATTAGTGGAAAGGCTTCGTAACCATGACAACGCTGCTGAGATGTTAATCGAACAGACAACATCGCTCAACAAGCGAGTGGAGGCCATGAAACAG TACCAGGAGGAGATTGACTCATTGAACCAGGTTGCACGACATCGTCCCCGTTCTAGTTTGGTCCTGGGAATCCAACAGGAGAATCGTCAGATCAGAGAGCTCCAGCAGGAGAACAAAG AGCTACGGACGTCGTTGGAGGAACACCAGTCTGCATTAGAGCTCATCATGACCAAATACAGGGAGCAGGTATTCAGGCTCCTCATGGCCAGCAAGAAGGACGACCCAACCATCGTGACCCAGCTGAAGGAGCAGCACACCACG GAAATGCAAGCACACATAGACAAGATCAATGAGATGGCTTCTGTGATGAGGAAGGCGATAGAGGTGGACGAGGGGCGGACGTGTGAAGACGAGGAGAGGATTAAACAGCTAGAG cTGGAGAACAGTGGACTCCGAGAGCTGCTGGGGATCAGTCGCGAGGCTTTCCTGATTCTGAAGAGAGAAGACACATCAGAGAGCACGTCACTGTCGCCGTTGCTGACCAGCGCTGACATCAGCTTACGAAAGAGTTAG
- the fgfr1op2 gene encoding FGFR1 oncogene partner 2 homolog isoform X1 has translation MNCTLERVLADAKSLVERLRNHDNAAEMLIEQTTSLNKRVEAMKQYQEEIDSLNQVARHRPRSSLVLGIQQENRQIRELQQENKELRTSLEEHQSALELIMTKYREQVFRLLMASKKDDPTIVTQLKEQHTTEMQAHIDKINEMASVMRKAIEVDEGRTCEDEERIKQLEVKENVLPCSTCTILVEGTDSCLFTEVTNHNVRGKS, from the exons ATGAACTGTACCTTAGAGAGGGTCCTGGCAGATGCCAAATCATTAGTGGAAAGGCTTCGTAACCATGACAACGCTGCTGAGATGTTAATCGAACAGACAACATCGCTCAACAAGCGAGTGGAGGCCATGAAACAG TACCAGGAGGAGATTGACTCATTGAACCAGGTTGCACGACATCGTCCCCGTTCTAGTTTGGTCCTGGGAATCCAACAGGAGAATCGTCAGATCAGAGAGCTCCAGCAGGAGAACAAAG AGCTACGGACGTCGTTGGAGGAACACCAGTCTGCATTAGAGCTCATCATGACCAAATACAGGGAGCAGGTATTCAGGCTCCTCATGGCCAGCAAGAAGGACGACCCAACCATCGTGACCCAGCTGAAGGAGCAGCACACCACG GAAATGCAAGCACACATAGACAAGATCAATGAGATGGCTTCTGTGATGAGGAAGGCGATAGAGGTGGACGAGGGGCGGACGTGTGAAGACGAGGAGAGGATTAAACAGCTAGAGGTAAAAGAAAATGTCCTACCCTGTTCCACGTGTACA ATTCTGGTGGAGGGTACAGATTCTTGTCTGTTTACAGAAGTGACAAATCATAACGTGAGAGGAAAATCCTAA
- the tm7sf3 gene encoding transmembrane 7 superfamily member 3 isoform X2 produces the protein MPGLGLSLTAVDSGLLSALEPGQVSLTLFLSSPDADTVAGTGVILPYSSTDPVPGACNMEFNLDVDPNVYIHYSLYETTIRFAPANLGYERGETPPACDESTETDTRWRLQYDIYQYFLPENDLSERSLFSGIQAVADIQGMMESGKRIMTLLSSDKSMAVFNSIPGQGVIYSVIVRDPLLNTSASYVPVHTYACSFASTLDGCQTLGKISTKVFFTIAGLAGLFVCFFGHRFFKCELFCMGFSFAAFFFFVLITRTTGLDYDICLAVSAVIGVVGGVFLVMSWWRFGSVVACIVVVGLMLGFLIASTVLFTPLGDLDVFRHSDVVFWVTFCCIMVIVPLFFVRWPREGNITTCGVVGAYAVILAVNAYIYTSLSYITLNILKRFLNNNFSAAFTDVPFQTVDYVMITVWVVLGVGGIVLQLYRERSRPFFPPSPYLMWLQERERRKTNVLDPSHHFPPLPNRLLARVRQLTKRMEPAGEHTPLLL, from the exons ATGCCAGGCCTGGGTCTCTCTCTGACAGCAGTGGACTCGGGGCTCCTGTCGGCTCTCGAGCCGGGCCAAGTGTCCCTCACCTTGTTCCTGTCATCTCCTGATGCTGACACTGTGGCCGGCACCGGGGTCATCCTCCCATACTCCAGCACTG ATCCGGTCCCTGGAGCTTGTAACATGGAGTTCAACCTGGACGTTGACCCAAACGTCTACATCCACTACAGCCTGTATGAGACCACGATCCGTTTTGCACCAGCAAACTTAGGCTATGAGAG GGGAGAAACTCCTCCGGCCTGCGACGAATCCACGGAAACCGACACGCGCTGGCGGCTGCAGTATGACATCTACCAGTACTTCCTGCCTGAGAACGACCTATCAGAGCGCAGCCTGTTCAGCGGCATTCAGGCCGTGGCCGACATCCAGGGCATGATGGAGAGCGGCAAACGG ATCATGACGCTGTTATCGTCGGATAAGAGCATGGCGGTGTTCAACTCCATCCCCGGTCAGGGCGTGATCTACTCAGTCATCGTCAGAGACCCGCTGTTGAACACCTCGGCCTCCTACGTCCCCGTCCACACATACGCCTGCAGCTTTGCTTCCACTCTGGACGGCTGTCAAACGCTCG GAAAGATATCTACAAAGGTTTTCTTCACCATCGCTGGCCTGGCAGGCCTGTTTGTCTGCTTCTTTGGGCATCGATTCTTCAAATGTG AGTTGTTTTGCATGGGATTTAGCTTTGCAGcgtttttcttctttgtgctGATcacaaggaccacaggactgGACTATGACA TCTGTCTGGCCGTGTCGGCGGTGATCGGCGTGGTGGGCGGGGTCTTCCTGGTGATGAGCTGGTGGCGTTTCGGTTCGGTCGTGGCCTGCATCGTCGTGGTTGGACTGATGCTGGGTTTCCTCATCGCCTCCACTGTTCTCTTCACTCCTCTCG GTGACCTCGATGTGTTCCGGCATTCAGACGTGGTTTTCTGGGTGACGTTCTGCTGCATCATGGTCATTGTTCCGCTCTTCTTCGTGCGTTGGCCCAGAGAG GGAAACATCACCACGTGCGGCGTCGTCGGTGCGTACGCTGTGATTCTGGCCGTCAACGCCTACATCTACACCAGCCTTTCCTACATCACGCTGAACATCCTCAAACGCTTCCTCAACAACAACTTCAGTGCGGCGTTCACTGACGTGCCCTTCCAAACCGTTG ACTACGTCATGATCACGGTGTGGGTGGTGCTCGGCGTCGGCGGTATCGTGCTGCAGCTCTACCGCGAGCGCTCCCGGCCGTTCTTCCCGCCCAGCCCGTACCTCATGTGGCTACAGGAACGCGAGCGCCGCAAGACCAACGTCCTCGACCCGAGCCACCACTTCCCCCCGCTGCCCAACCGCCTGCTGGCCAGAGTGCGGCAGCTCACCAAGCGGATGGAGCCGGCCGGAGAACACACACCTCTGCTCCTGTAA
- the tm7sf3 gene encoding transmembrane 7 superfamily member 3 isoform X1, with amino-acid sequence MSRWIWCLLLLLPLVCEVQAQVENRVIFLPGTFQNVSVSQNETVQAVVSRIPSEVAFVTLQFHTQHRNATLSYTRMPGLGLSLTAVDSGLLSALEPGQVSLTLFLSSPDADTVAGTGVILPYSSTDPVPGACNMEFNLDVDPNVYIHYSLYETTIRFAPANLGYERGETPPACDESTETDTRWRLQYDIYQYFLPENDLSERSLFSGIQAVADIQGMMESGKRIMTLLSSDKSMAVFNSIPGQGVIYSVIVRDPLLNTSASYVPVHTYACSFASTLDGCQTLGKISTKVFFTIAGLAGLFVCFFGHRFFKCELFCMGFSFAAFFFFVLITRTTGLDYDICLAVSAVIGVVGGVFLVMSWWRFGSVVACIVVVGLMLGFLIASTVLFTPLGDLDVFRHSDVVFWVTFCCIMVIVPLFFVRWPREGNITTCGVVGAYAVILAVNAYIYTSLSYITLNILKRFLNNNFSAAFTDVPFQTVDYVMITVWVVLGVGGIVLQLYRERSRPFFPPSPYLMWLQERERRKTNVLDPSHHFPPLPNRLLARVRQLTKRMEPAGEHTPLLL; translated from the exons ATGTCTCGTTGGATTTGGtgcctactgctgctgcttccccTGGTGTGTGAAGTTCAGGCGCAAGTGGAAA ACCGGGTGATTTTCCTGCCAGGAACGTTCCAGAACGTGAGCGTCTCCCAGAATGAGACGGTGCAGGCCGTGGTGTCCAGGATCCCCTCAGAGGTCGCTTTCGTCACTCTGCAGTTCCACACGCAGCACCGCAACGCCACGCTCTCATACACCCGG ATGCCAGGCCTGGGTCTCTCTCTGACAGCAGTGGACTCGGGGCTCCTGTCGGCTCTCGAGCCGGGCCAAGTGTCCCTCACCTTGTTCCTGTCATCTCCTGATGCTGACACTGTGGCCGGCACCGGGGTCATCCTCCCATACTCCAGCACTG ATCCGGTCCCTGGAGCTTGTAACATGGAGTTCAACCTGGACGTTGACCCAAACGTCTACATCCACTACAGCCTGTATGAGACCACGATCCGTTTTGCACCAGCAAACTTAGGCTATGAGAG GGGAGAAACTCCTCCGGCCTGCGACGAATCCACGGAAACCGACACGCGCTGGCGGCTGCAGTATGACATCTACCAGTACTTCCTGCCTGAGAACGACCTATCAGAGCGCAGCCTGTTCAGCGGCATTCAGGCCGTGGCCGACATCCAGGGCATGATGGAGAGCGGCAAACGG ATCATGACGCTGTTATCGTCGGATAAGAGCATGGCGGTGTTCAACTCCATCCCCGGTCAGGGCGTGATCTACTCAGTCATCGTCAGAGACCCGCTGTTGAACACCTCGGCCTCCTACGTCCCCGTCCACACATACGCCTGCAGCTTTGCTTCCACTCTGGACGGCTGTCAAACGCTCG GAAAGATATCTACAAAGGTTTTCTTCACCATCGCTGGCCTGGCAGGCCTGTTTGTCTGCTTCTTTGGGCATCGATTCTTCAAATGTG AGTTGTTTTGCATGGGATTTAGCTTTGCAGcgtttttcttctttgtgctGATcacaaggaccacaggactgGACTATGACA TCTGTCTGGCCGTGTCGGCGGTGATCGGCGTGGTGGGCGGGGTCTTCCTGGTGATGAGCTGGTGGCGTTTCGGTTCGGTCGTGGCCTGCATCGTCGTGGTTGGACTGATGCTGGGTTTCCTCATCGCCTCCACTGTTCTCTTCACTCCTCTCG GTGACCTCGATGTGTTCCGGCATTCAGACGTGGTTTTCTGGGTGACGTTCTGCTGCATCATGGTCATTGTTCCGCTCTTCTTCGTGCGTTGGCCCAGAGAG GGAAACATCACCACGTGCGGCGTCGTCGGTGCGTACGCTGTGATTCTGGCCGTCAACGCCTACATCTACACCAGCCTTTCCTACATCACGCTGAACATCCTCAAACGCTTCCTCAACAACAACTTCAGTGCGGCGTTCACTGACGTGCCCTTCCAAACCGTTG ACTACGTCATGATCACGGTGTGGGTGGTGCTCGGCGTCGGCGGTATCGTGCTGCAGCTCTACCGCGAGCGCTCCCGGCCGTTCTTCCCGCCCAGCCCGTACCTCATGTGGCTACAGGAACGCGAGCGCCGCAAGACCAACGTCCTCGACCCGAGCCACCACTTCCCCCCGCTGCCCAACCGCCTGCTGGCCAGAGTGCGGCAGCTCACCAAGCGGATGGAGCCGGCCGGAGAACACACACCTCTGCTCCTGTAA